The Anabas testudineus chromosome 5, fAnaTes1.2, whole genome shotgun sequence region GTTTTgctgaaaatataattttatctTTATACATTTGGACAGTTCTGAGATGTTTAAATGGATGTTTGTGGTTTCCCAGACTTTTGACTATAAATGAATGCTGCTAAACcaggaaataaatatttatgttaatcAAAAAAGACATTAGTCAGCacactgttttttgtttcttttcttttttttaataatttctgaaGTCAACACGGTCACAACAGCATGGCAGATCTCATGGCCATATAAACAAGCCAGTTACTTTGGCAAACATGATTTTTGCAGtagtcaaagagaaaaaaagtattaataaatGCAGCATACCTGCATGTTCTGGGACAAGAGAAAGTCAAAAACAGTGATGAAATGCTCAAATGCACGTTAAAttacacaaaaactaaacagacacCATGTAGACCTAAGGACTGACTGCAtatcaacaacaataaatatacCTCAGACCTTAATACAATCTTTAAGATTCCAGAAATGACAAGAACTTCCAGTTGAAATTAGGGAATTCCTAGTTTACTTTTGCACAAGCTTTAAATTCATGATGAACCAAAATACgaaacacattatttacattcCATTCTCTAATAAACGGCGTGTTTGGCAGCTTTTGTGCACTTCCTTGTACATTTTTGTTGCCACACGGCCTCTATTCTCCAATGAAGGGTGCCGATAAATAAGCTGTATCAAGTATCACTGGTCCGATAAAGTGCTACTTCCTGCAGTGGCTTCATGTTCTAGTAACTCGGCAGCCACAGCAACTCcagtgtgcagcatgaaatTTCATCCAGAAACAAGAACATGCTAATGAGCCTCTCTCTGGTCATCAGAGAGAGGCTCTTACTATAAAAGGCATAATAGCATGATGTATCTTTCAAGTTAATGATCAGcatcacttttcattttaatcttAATGAATCTAGTTTGAGTCACCAGGATGCAGCACTGTACAGTTAGATGGTTCTAATCTACATTGTCAAATACTGTTCCACTCCAAGTgttaagtatttttttaaattaaaatacaaaagctAATTACATCTAAGCTCCATGACCAATCTTCAAAATTCAGCTGAAATATGACACATTATTCAAAAGTTTGCTTTGGCTCATGGTTTCCTTTCAAACACTCATAGCTGTTTTTCCAAATTGTGACCTTACAAAAACAATTAAGTGACTTAATAGGCCCCACCTTTTCTGCGAAACTGTCACCTGCATACACAGACTCAATAGCCTTCTGCGCTTTGTGTCAGCATAGACTTAGAAGCTAAAGCAGGTTCTACTGGTTACACTTGTTGTGAGTCATGATGATCCAAACTTAGAACAAgtcatttcaataaaaaaaaaatacaaaaacaaaaaactataaaaatgcTCTCTGAAAGCTAAAATCCCTGTTATAGACAAATGTTCTCTTGGCACTTTTTGttagtgttttaaatataatatatatatatatagaaaagaaaaacattaacaacaaacacttctttacttctttggTCGTCATGAAATGTCACTTTTCCTACAATCTAAAAAACTGTTATATTATGGTTCACAAACACATCCTAATATTGAACCTGTGTGTTATTAACCTAGACAAAGATGTCAGATGATCAAATATCACAAAGTTAGAGTCCAAACAAGCTGTTAAGTCATAAATGCTTTCTCAAACTGTCCTGCTGACCATAAAAGACACTCACTTTGTGGCTTGAAAGTATTATGCAGATGTAAATGAGGCACTATAGGCAATGCTTGAACAAAGGATCTACTGTGACTGTGTAAAAAGTTTCCTCACGTATCGTCACTGAATTGATATGTTCGACAAACTCAGATCAGCGTTTTGGTTTCAATTTCTCGTCAACTACACTTTTGATATTAAGCTCTCATGCTGAAAATCTGAGCCCTCCTCTCTTGAGAATCTTTGAAATGCACATTTCCAGCTGCACTCAATCGTTCGCCATTTTTGCAAAACAAAGTGTCATCTGGTTCTTATTAGGCTGCTTTACCCAAAAGTCTCATTTATCAGTCACCATTTAAAATACAATCTGACGTTTAACAAGACATCTCCTCCCTTTTTGGTACTGTTCGAATCTTGAAGCTAGCCAAAATGTTACAGTGTGCTGCAAATATCACCCTCCCCCCCATGATGCACTTTGGCTGTCATATCTTCAGTAGtttgcattcatttaaaaattcGGAATGAAAAACAATTTCCGTTTCCTTTACTTAGTACTGGTCTCTAGCTTGCTGTAGAACCTCGTATAACCATGGCTTGTTTGTAAGCCTCTGTTACATTATCACAGTCCGAGATGGAAAAGGCACTGCCAGCCATTCTGGACTCATAGCAGCTCCAGGGCCTCAGCAACCCTTCTCCAAGAATCCTGTCCTCCTGAATGTCCAGCAGGTTGTCAGCTGATACGCATCCTCTCATGCTAGCCTTGACTGGTTTATCCATTTGTGTTGGCGGTCCCACACGGTCTGGTAGGTCCAGTTGGTCAAAGGACTCTGAAGACAGAATACTGTCCTCGCTGATGGCTCCATTTGGTCTGGACCTGGTACGCTCATGGGGTAAAGAGGCTGCCAGCTGGTCTAGAGAGCCGAATTCATGCAACCCACCAGAGGAGAACTTTCCATTACGCTTCAGAATGCCCTTCCTGCAGGTTGGTGCTGAAGGGAACTGTTTAGTTTGTGGTACCCAGCCAGTGTCACTGTTCTCAGGAGAGGAGGAGTAGTATCCTGACTCTTGCTCTGTGGGCTTCTTTAGAATACCTTTGCGAGGCAGCAATACAGTTGAAGTGGCATTAGTTGGTGCAGACAAACTCAAAATGTTCTCGGGCTCCAGTGGACTTGCAGCTGGCGCTTCACTCATCACCTTCTGTTTCATACTGTTGCGTCTCTTTAGAATACCCTTTGAGGGACgactgtctgtgtttccttcatgAACTGTCTGGGAGACATTGTTTTCCTTCCGTGACCTTCGCAAAGATCTTTGTCTAACTACTTCCCCTCCACCACCCTGTGAGCGAAGCAAGCAGCGCATCTTTGAGCCGTTCTCCAGTAAAGGTCTGGATGTACGCCGCAGCCAGCTAGCAACACTGGCCAGCCCAGCAGGCTGTGAGGTGGCTGGAGAGATGAGTGTAGAGGTTTGGTCTACTGTAGTGCTCTTTGCCTCAGACAGTAAAGGCTGCTGATAACCCCAGTTAAGCCACCAGTGTCCCGCAATCTCCTCTATTGTAGCTCTGCGCTCTGGATTTACCATCAGCATCCAACGAATCAGTCCACAGGcatctgacagaaacagaaaagaaaaaaaaaaaaacttatgacattgtcacaaaatAAAGCATATACACCAAATAAGGTTTCATATTTGACGAAGAAATGTTAAACTGAAAGACTCACCAGAGGGATTATTTGGTTTCCGGTAGTTTCCAGAGGTAATCTGCTGGACCAACGTCTTGTGGTTGTTTCCATCAAATGGCATGGTGCCATGAACCATGGTGTACAACAGGACACCAAGGGACCATGTGTCCACCTCAGGCCCATGGTACGGCCGTCCATTGACTATCTCTGGAGAAGCGTACAGAGGGCTGCCACAAAAAGTCTGAAGATACTCATCACCATGGTAGATGTTCGACAGGCCGAAGTCTGCGATCTGCAACAATAAGAAACAGAGGTCAAGGTGATccagcttttttttattacaaaacatttgtttcagtcatattaaaatgtacatataaaacttaattttatttattttaacaaatgcaaagaagaaaaaaagaaagagaagaaaaagaagaagaaattccACAAGTGACATTGTTAATGATCACGAGATCGTGTTAATGTTGTTTCATTTCTGCGTCCCCGTGCATACCTTAACATTGCCTTTGCCATCTAGTAAAATATTCTCCAATTTCAGGTCCCGGTGCACTATTCCATTCTAGGAaggaaaaaacagttttgtgttACTATATTTTTTCACAATGAGAAACTCTCTGCCCAGGTATCAGTTTACTCGTAGCTAAGTAAACATATAAAGTTGAAGGGTTTTTTTGGGGTTATAATACATTCTTCTTTGAgtgaagttttttttcccctgttaCGGCAGCTATGGTTCATTGTCCTTCACTCTGCAGGGGGGCATGCCTTTGACTCGAGCAGAGTTCgaatttgttttgctttgaaaaaCGGGTCAACTATTTCTTAGGTATGAGCTCTTGTTGTAGCAACAGACACATTCCACGTAGAAGTGAGTTATGCTGCAttggttttattgtttatgaCATTTACTTAGCTGCCGTACAAATTACAAA contains the following coding sequences:
- the nuak2 gene encoding NUAK family SNF1-like kinase 2, giving the protein MDGLARFPPHCRPSVGGVSPDENAPCQVPVKKQAVKRHHHKHNLRHRYEFLETLGKGTYGKVKKARERSGRLVAIKSIRKEKIKDEQDLVHIRREIEIMSSLCHPHIITIYEVFENKDKIVIVMEYASRGDLYDYICDKQHISEQEARHFFRQIVSAVHYCHQNGIVHRDLKLENILLDGKGNVKIADFGLSNIYHGDEYLQTFCGSPLYASPEIVNGRPYHGPEVDTWSLGVLLYTMVHGTMPFDGNNHKTLVQQITSGNYRKPNNPSDACGLIRWMLMVNPERRATIEEIAGHWWLNWGYQQPLLSEAKSTTVDQTSTLISPATSQPAGLASVASWLRRTSRPLLENGSKMRCLLRSQGGGGEVVRQRSLRRSRKENNVSQTVHEGNTDSRPSKGILKRRNSMKQKVMSEAPAASPLEPENILSLSAPTNATSTVLLPRKGILKKPTEQESGYYSSSPENSDTGWVPQTKQFPSAPTCRKGILKRNGKFSSGGLHEFGSLDQLAASLPHERTRSRPNGAISEDSILSSESFDQLDLPDRVGPPTQMDKPVKASMRGCVSADNLLDIQEDRILGEGLLRPWSCYESRMAGSAFSISDCDNVTEAYKQAMVIRGSTAS